The following coding sequences lie in one Microvirga sp. 17 mud 1-3 genomic window:
- a CDS encoding PhoH family protein has protein sequence MRQADNVTARAQKGRNPANLHPGVEEEAEIVLTFEDNRLASLVFGQYDQNLAHLERRLNVVAIANGNRVTVKGTPESSELARRVLEGLYERARQGVTLAPGDVDGTIEESTLQGSLFPPAEEPSLPGITAFDQIATRKRGPVRARNAAQNAYIKALKQHELVFAEGPAGTGKTWLAVGYAVSLLEQGQADRLILSRPAVEAGERLGFLPGDMREKVDPYLRPIYDALYDFMEARHVDRGLQTGMIEIAPLAFMRGRTLTNAVVLLDEAQNTTTMQMKMFLTRLGEGSRMIITGDPTQIDLPPGQKSGLVEAVRILEGTEGIARVTFKEQDVVRHDLVRRIVTAYDADARRHQDEPGSEPFRRERRP, from the coding sequence TTGAGGCAAGCGGACAACGTGACCGCACGCGCGCAGAAAGGCCGTAATCCCGCCAATCTGCATCCCGGCGTCGAGGAAGAGGCCGAGATCGTTCTCACCTTCGAGGACAACCGCCTCGCCAGCCTCGTCTTCGGGCAATACGACCAGAACCTCGCCCATCTCGAGCGGCGGCTGAACGTGGTCGCCATCGCCAACGGCAATCGGGTCACCGTGAAGGGAACGCCGGAGAGCTCCGAACTCGCCCGCCGGGTCCTGGAAGGCCTCTACGAACGAGCTCGCCAGGGCGTGACTCTGGCTCCCGGGGACGTGGACGGCACCATCGAGGAGAGCACCCTCCAGGGCAGCCTCTTCCCGCCTGCCGAGGAACCCTCTCTGCCGGGGATCACGGCCTTCGACCAGATCGCGACCCGCAAGCGCGGCCCCGTCCGGGCCCGCAACGCGGCGCAGAACGCCTATATCAAGGCCCTCAAGCAGCACGAACTCGTCTTCGCCGAGGGACCGGCCGGTACCGGCAAGACTTGGCTCGCGGTGGGCTATGCGGTCTCGCTCCTGGAGCAGGGCCAGGCCGACCGCCTGATCCTGTCCCGCCCGGCCGTGGAGGCCGGGGAGCGGCTCGGCTTCCTGCCGGGCGACATGCGCGAGAAGGTCGATCCTTATCTGCGGCCCATCTACGACGCCCTCTACGACTTCATGGAGGCGCGGCATGTGGACCGGGGGCTCCAGACCGGCATGATCGAGATCGCGCCGCTCGCCTTCATGCGCGGCCGCACCCTCACCAACGCGGTGGTGCTCCTCGACGAGGCGCAGAACACCACCACCATGCAGATGAAGATGTTCCTCACCCGCCTCGGCGAGGGCTCCCGGATGATCATCACGGGCGACCCGACCCAGATCGACCTGCCGCCGGGCCAGAAATCCGGCCTCGTGGAGGCGGTCCGGATCCTGGAGGGAACCGAGGGCATCGCCCGCGTCACCTTCAAGGAGCAGGACGTGGTCCGTCACGACCTGGTTCGCCGCATCGTCACCGCCTACGACGCGGATGCCCGTCGGCACCAGGACGAGCCGGGCAGCGAGCCCTTCCGCCGGGAGCGCCGGCCGTGA
- the ybeY gene encoding rRNA maturation RNase YbeY → MIALDTVTEAGSWDGLPDAEALAQRAAEAAAAVADGAEEDLEVSVMLTDDESIRTLNRQWRGKDKPTNVLSFPAPEQPGLEGPRHLGDIALAYETLVREAEEESKPLADHFAHLVVHGVLHLLGYDHETDEEADVMEALEVKALAGLGIADPYRDMAA, encoded by the coding sequence GTGATCGCGCTCGACACCGTGACGGAGGCGGGGAGCTGGGACGGCCTGCCGGACGCGGAGGCCCTCGCCCAGCGCGCCGCCGAGGCTGCCGCAGCGGTGGCCGATGGTGCGGAAGAGGACCTGGAGGTGAGCGTCATGCTTACCGACGACGAGAGCATCCGCACCCTGAACCGGCAGTGGCGCGGAAAGGACAAGCCGACCAACGTCCTGTCCTTTCCGGCCCCGGAGCAGCCGGGCCTCGAAGGCCCTCGCCATCTGGGCGATATTGCATTAGCCTATGAGACGTTGGTTCGCGAAGCCGAGGAGGAATCCAAGCCTCTCGCGGACCACTTTGCCCATCTGGTCGTCCACGGCGTCCTGCATCTTCTCGGCTACGATCACGAGACCGACGAAGAGGCGGACGTCATGGAAGCTTTGGAGGTAAAGGCGCTTGCCGGCCTTGGCATCGCTGATCCCTATCGCGATATGGCAGCTTGA
- the lnt gene encoding apolipoprotein N-acyltransferase, which yields MKTLSQRAALATGWRRGLVAVASGAVGALAMPPFGALPALFLSLTPALWLIDGSVRDTRRESLKAATLAGWLWGFGYFVAGLWWLGAAFLVEADQFAWALPFGVLGLPALLAFFPAFGFALARLLWSSGPGRLCAFAFALTVSEWLRGHLFTGFPWNTLGMALGQNPWLMQSASLVGLYGLTVLAVLIGAAPALLASDRPARERWAAPVLAAALLALMAGFGAWRMPDAPLPPVSGVRLRLMQPNLPQDAKFHPGNREAIMRRYLTLSAAAPQESGRDPTHIIWPESAFPFLLHRSPAQLNQIATLLAPGTHLVTGAARMDDPLPGEEVGKFFNAIQVIDDRGTILGSYDKVHLVPFGEYVPAFLDTLIRAMGLRQFVHIPGGFEPSARRTTLAVPGLPPVAATICYEAIFPGEFMPEGPRPQLILNVTNDAWFGNTPGPYQHFAQARLRSVEEGLPLVRDANTGISAVVDPYGRVIASLPLGGEGVLDADLPPAIPPPFQARVGTFVLTAMLLICLMAAMAHRRRRVLPS from the coding sequence ATGAAAACCCTCTCCCAGCGCGCCGCCCTGGCGACCGGGTGGCGCCGCGGCCTTGTGGCTGTGGCGTCCGGGGCCGTCGGGGCCCTCGCGATGCCGCCCTTCGGCGCCCTCCCGGCCCTTTTCCTGTCCCTGACCCCTGCGCTCTGGCTCATCGACGGCTCGGTCCGGGACACGCGCCGGGAAAGCCTGAAGGCCGCGACCCTCGCGGGCTGGCTCTGGGGCTTCGGCTATTTCGTCGCCGGGCTGTGGTGGCTCGGCGCGGCCTTCCTGGTGGAGGCGGACCAGTTCGCCTGGGCCCTGCCCTTCGGGGTCCTGGGCCTGCCGGCCCTGCTCGCCTTCTTCCCGGCCTTCGGCTTCGCGCTCGCCCGCCTCCTCTGGTCGTCGGGCCCTGGGCGCCTCTGCGCCTTCGCGTTCGCGCTCACGGTGAGCGAGTGGCTGCGCGGCCACCTCTTCACGGGCTTTCCCTGGAACACCCTCGGCATGGCGCTCGGCCAGAACCCCTGGCTGATGCAGAGCGCCTCCCTCGTCGGCCTCTACGGGCTGACCGTGCTGGCCGTCCTCATCGGCGCGGCGCCGGCCCTCCTCGCATCCGACCGCCCGGCGCGGGAACGTTGGGCCGCGCCTGTCCTGGCAGCCGCGCTCCTCGCCCTCATGGCCGGCTTCGGCGCCTGGCGGATGCCGGACGCCCCCCTCCCCCCGGTCTCCGGGGTGCGCCTGCGCCTGATGCAGCCGAATCTGCCGCAGGATGCCAAGTTCCACCCGGGCAACCGGGAGGCGATCATGCGCCGCTACCTGACCCTCAGCGCCGCCGCGCCCCAGGAAAGCGGCCGGGATCCGACGCATATCATCTGGCCCGAATCGGCCTTCCCGTTCCTGCTCCACCGCAGCCCGGCCCAGCTCAACCAGATCGCCACCCTGCTCGCGCCCGGCACTCATCTCGTCACCGGTGCGGCCCGCATGGACGATCCGCTGCCGGGCGAGGAGGTGGGCAAGTTCTTCAACGCCATCCAGGTGATCGACGACCGCGGCACGATCCTTGGTTCCTACGACAAGGTCCATCTGGTCCCATTCGGCGAATATGTTCCGGCCTTCCTCGACACCCTGATCCGGGCCATGGGCCTGCGCCAGTTCGTCCATATTCCCGGCGGATTCGAGCCGAGCGCGCGGCGTACGACCCTGGCCGTGCCGGGCCTGCCGCCGGTGGCTGCGACAATCTGCTACGAGGCCATCTTCCCGGGCGAATTCATGCCCGAGGGGCCCCGCCCACAGCTCATTTTGAACGTGACCAACGATGCCTGGTTCGGCAACACCCCGGGGCCCTACCAGCACTTCGCCCAGGCCCGCCTGCGCAGTGTCGAGGAGGGACTGCCCCTCGTACGCGACGCCAATACGGGGATCTCGGCCGTGGTCGATCCTTACGGGCGCGTGATCGCGAGCCTGCCGCTCGGAGGCGAGGGCGTGCTCGATGCGGACTTGCCGCCCGCGATCCCGCCGCCGTTCCAGGCGCGCGTCGGAACGTTTGTTTTGACTGCCATGCTTCTGATCTGCTTAATGGCGGCGATGGCGCATCGGAGACGGCGCGTTCTGCCGTCGTGA
- the rimP gene encoding ribosome maturation factor RimP codes for MANDRDKRLVTESGVAARVAAIVEPVIEDLGFNLVRVRVTGTNGCTVQIMAERPDGTMSVDECETVSRAVSPVLDLEDPIDREYYLEVSSPGIDRPLVRASDFERWAGHEVKIELAVPLEGRKRFRGFLRGVENGTVAVELPDVKEGDERIVRLPLTDLGEAHLVLTDELIRESLRRGSAPAAEDADETDSEISQAEPAPRSRGPQKKTSKKE; via the coding sequence ATGGCGAACGATCGCGACAAGCGTCTGGTGACCGAGTCCGGCGTAGCCGCCCGCGTCGCGGCCATCGTCGAGCCGGTGATCGAGGATCTGGGCTTCAATCTAGTCCGGGTCCGGGTGACCGGCACCAACGGCTGCACGGTGCAGATCATGGCCGAGCGGCCGGACGGCACCATGTCGGTGGACGAGTGCGAGACCGTGAGCCGGGCCGTTTCGCCGGTTCTCGACCTCGAAGATCCGATCGATCGGGAGTATTATCTCGAAGTCTCGTCTCCGGGAATCGACCGTCCTCTCGTGCGCGCAAGCGATTTCGAGCGCTGGGCCGGACACGAGGTGAAGATCGAGCTGGCCGTGCCCCTCGAGGGGCGCAAGCGCTTCCGGGGCTTCCTGCGGGGCGTGGAGAACGGAACGGTCGCGGTCGAGCTGCCGGACGTGAAGGAGGGCGACGAGAGGATCGTCCGCCTGCCGCTCACGGATCTCGGCGAGGCTCATCTCGTTTTGACAGACGAGCTCATCCGCGAATCCCTGCGCCGGGGCTCGGCGCCGGCGGCGGAAGACGCCGACGAGACGGATTCAGAGATTTCACAGGCGGAGCCTGCGCCTCGCTCGCGCGGCCCGCAGAAAAAGACATCGAAGAAGGAGTGA
- a CDS encoding tRNA (guanosine(46)-N(7))-methyltransferase TrmB translates to MEDASERAGAFFGRRKGKRLRAGQDDLVRTLLPALRVTPGVAPEAQFPRPGRETWLEIGFGGGEHLAAQARAHPDINIIGCEPFVNGMAKLLAVVDHEKLDNVRIWDEDVTDLLPHLPDACLDRVYILYPDPWPKRRQRKRRLVSDETLKALARLMKPGAELRFASDIDNYIGWVLARILRSPDFRWEATGPDDWRKPYEGWPGTRYEAKAIREGRVPSYLRIVRV, encoded by the coding sequence ATGGAAGACGCCTCCGAACGGGCCGGCGCCTTCTTCGGGCGCCGGAAGGGAAAGAGGCTTCGCGCCGGCCAGGACGACCTAGTCCGCACCCTCCTGCCCGCCCTGCGCGTGACGCCCGGCGTCGCGCCGGAGGCCCAGTTTCCCCGTCCCGGCCGGGAGACCTGGCTCGAAATCGGCTTCGGCGGCGGCGAGCATCTCGCCGCCCAGGCCCGGGCTCATCCGGACATCAACATCATCGGCTGCGAGCCCTTCGTGAACGGCATGGCGAAGCTCCTTGCCGTCGTCGATCACGAAAAGCTCGACAATGTGCGGATCTGGGACGAGGACGTGACGGACCTCCTGCCCCACCTGCCCGATGCCTGCCTCGACCGGGTCTACATCCTCTATCCCGATCCATGGCCCAAGCGCCGCCAGCGCAAGCGCCGCCTCGTCTCGGACGAGACCCTGAAGGCGCTCGCCCGCCTGATGAAGCCTGGCGCCGAGCTGCGCTTCGCCAGCGACATCGACAATTACATCGGCTGGGTGCTGGCCCGAATCCTGCGCTCGCCCGATTTCCGCTGGGAAGCGACGGGCCCGGACGACTGGCGCAAGCCTTATGAGGGCTGGCCCGGCACCCGCTATGAGGCCAAGGCGATCCGCGAGGGCCGCGTGCCGAGCTACCTGCGCATCGTGCGGGTGTAA
- a CDS encoding helix-turn-helix domain-containing protein yields the protein MKKSTGSIDKEIGSRVRMRRVSVGMSQEKLGDMLGLTFQQVQKYEKGTNRISVSRLVDIAKILGVDIHFFFNGIKSGKDDAGFAEEEGSPYISEVMSTPEGLQLIRTFTAIRNPKIRKSIVQLVSVLAAQDDEERSS from the coding sequence ATGAAGAAGTCGACCGGCTCCATCGATAAGGAAATCGGAAGCAGGGTGCGCATGCGCCGGGTTTCGGTCGGCATGAGCCAGGAGAAGCTCGGCGACATGCTCGGCCTGACCTTTCAGCAGGTCCAGAAATACGAGAAGGGCACCAACCGCATCAGCGTGAGCCGTCTCGTGGACATCGCCAAGATCCTGGGCGTCGACATCCATTTCTTCTTCAACGGCATCAAGAGCGGCAAGGACGATGCCGGTTTCGCCGAGGAGGAGGGCTCGCCCTACATCTCCGAGGTCATGTCCACGCCGGAGGGCCTCCAGCTCATCCGCACCTTCACGGCGATCCGGAATCCCAAGATCCGCAAGAGCATCGTCCAGCTCGTCTCCGTCCTTGCCGCGCAGGACGACGAGGAGCGTTCGTCGTAA
- a CDS encoding hemolysin family protein, which produces MNEDRSRNDRPARTPPDPDGLREHWYDRVLTRLGLKSRDSIRHDLEDALAETVEDTDFSPQERAMLKNVLGFHRIRVDDVMVPRADIVAVSAETSLGDLLSLFRTAGHSRLPVYGETLDDPKGMVHIRDFLDFIAMRADTGNGRPQEDQDGSPPPGPSLGQVDFTMTLASAQILRPVLFVPRSMPAIDLLVRMQATRTHMALVIDEYGGTDGLVSIEDLVEMVVGDIEDEHDDAAVVAVVPSSDGTFVADARASLDEIKETLGVDLTEEEGAEDVDTIGGFIVTLAGRVPSRNELIEGPENLEFEVLDADPRRVKRLRIHRRSAVPVAANGALPPESTAAE; this is translated from the coding sequence ATGAACGAAGATCGAAGTCGTAACGACCGCCCCGCCCGGACCCCTCCGGACCCCGACGGCTTACGCGAGCATTGGTACGACCGGGTCCTGACCCGCCTCGGCCTCAAATCCCGTGATTCCATCCGCCACGACCTCGAGGATGCCCTAGCGGAAACCGTCGAGGACACGGACTTCTCGCCCCAGGAGCGGGCGATGCTCAAGAACGTGCTCGGCTTCCACCGCATCCGCGTCGACGACGTGATGGTGCCCCGGGCCGACATCGTGGCGGTCTCGGCCGAGACCAGTCTCGGCGACCTGCTCAGCCTCTTCCGGACCGCCGGCCATTCGCGCCTCCCGGTCTATGGCGAGACCCTCGACGACCCGAAGGGGATGGTCCACATCCGCGACTTCCTGGATTTCATCGCCATGCGGGCCGATACCGGCAACGGGCGCCCGCAGGAGGACCAGGACGGCAGCCCCCCGCCCGGACCCAGCCTGGGCCAGGTCGACTTCACCATGACGCTGGCCTCCGCCCAGATCCTGCGCCCCGTGCTGTTCGTGCCGCGCTCCATGCCGGCCATCGACCTCCTGGTCAGGATGCAGGCGACCCGCACCCACATGGCCCTCGTCATCGACGAGTATGGCGGCACCGACGGCCTCGTCTCCATCGAGGACCTGGTCGAGATGGTGGTGGGCGACATCGAGGACGAGCATGACGACGCGGCCGTCGTGGCGGTGGTGCCGAGCTCCGACGGCACCTTCGTCGCCGACGCGCGGGCGAGCCTCGACGAGATCAAGGAGACCCTCGGGGTCGACCTCACCGAGGAGGAAGGCGCGGAGGATGTCGACACCATCGGCGGCTTCATCGTGACCCTGGCCGGGCGGGTGCCGTCCCGCAACGAGTTGATCGAGGGGCCCGAGAACCTGGAATTCGAGGTGCTCGACGCCGATCCCCGCCGGGTGAAGCGCCTGCGCATCCATCGCCGCAGCGCGGTCCCGGTGGCGGCGAACGGCGCCCTGCCGCCCGAGAGCACCGCCGCCGAATGA
- the metK gene encoding methionine adenosyltransferase encodes MRRSSYLFTSESVSEGHPDKVCDRISDAVVDAYLAAEPEARVACETLATTNRVVIAGEVRGPESITKDRIVELARDAIKDIGYEQDGFHWKNADVSVYLHAQSAHIAQGVDAAGNKDEGAGDQGIMFGYACDETPELMPAPIFYAHKILEDLTHARKTKANGAAVLGPDAKSQVTVKYQNGKPVGVTQIVLSTQHLDENLSSDDVREIVEPYIRKTLPAGWVSPETIWHVNPTGKFVIGGPDGDCGLTGRKIIVDTYGGAAPHGGGAFSGKDPTKVDRSAAYAARYLAKNVVAAGLAGRCTLQLSYAIGVAKPLSIYVDLHGTGTVDEGKLEQVLMDAMDLSPRGIRTHLGLNRPIYARTSAYGHFGRKPDADGGFSWERTDLAESLKSALA; translated from the coding sequence GTGCGGCGGTCAAGCTATCTTTTCACCAGTGAGTCGGTGTCCGAGGGCCATCCTGACAAGGTCTGCGACCGGATCTCGGACGCGGTCGTCGACGCCTATCTCGCGGCCGAGCCCGAGGCCCGCGTGGCCTGCGAGACGCTCGCCACCACCAACCGGGTCGTCATCGCCGGCGAAGTCCGCGGTCCCGAATCGATCACCAAGGACCGGATCGTCGAGCTCGCCCGCGACGCGATCAAGGATATCGGCTACGAGCAGGACGGCTTCCACTGGAAGAACGCGGACGTCTCGGTCTATCTCCATGCCCAGTCGGCCCATATCGCCCAAGGCGTGGACGCAGCCGGCAACAAGGACGAGGGCGCGGGCGACCAGGGCATCATGTTCGGCTATGCCTGCGACGAGACCCCCGAGCTCATGCCGGCCCCGATCTTCTATGCCCACAAGATCCTCGAGGACCTGACCCACGCCCGCAAGACCAAGGCCAACGGCGCCGCCGTCCTGGGCCCGGACGCCAAGAGCCAGGTCACGGTGAAGTACCAGAACGGCAAGCCGGTCGGCGTGACCCAGATCGTGCTTTCGACCCAGCACCTGGACGAGAACCTGTCCTCGGACGACGTGCGCGAGATCGTCGAGCCCTATATCCGCAAGACTCTTCCGGCCGGCTGGGTATCGCCTGAGACGATCTGGCACGTGAACCCCACGGGCAAGTTCGTGATCGGCGGTCCGGACGGCGATTGCGGCCTCACGGGCCGCAAGATCATCGTCGACACCTATGGCGGCGCGGCCCCCCATGGCGGCGGCGCCTTCTCGGGCAAGGACCCGACAAAGGTCGACCGCTCGGCCGCCTATGCGGCCCGCTACCTTGCCAAGAACGTGGTGGCCGCGGGCCTCGCCGGACGCTGCACCCTGCAGCTCTCCTACGCGATCGGCGTCGCCAAGCCCCTGTCGATCTACGTGGACCTGCACGGGACCGGCACGGTGGATGAGGGCAAGCTCGAGCAGGTCCTCATGGACGCCATGGACCTCTCGCCGCGCGGCATCCGGACCCATCTCGGCCTCAACCGGCCGATCTATGCCCGCACCTCGGCCTACGGTCATTTCGGCCGCAAGCCCGATGCCGATGGCGGCTTCTCGTGGGAGCGGACGGATCTCGCCGAATCCCTGAAATCCGCGCTCGCCTGA